Below is a window of Acidobacteriota bacterium DNA.
CTTTGCCTGCGGCTTCCTTCAGATCCCACCTCGCGGTGGGCACCCTTGCCGTTCGGCTAACAGTTCCCCTGACCGGGTCTGTAGAGGACTTTCACCTCCTAGGAGTGCGCCCTGCCGGGCGCACAAATCAAAAACGGCCCGCCGGATTGTCCCGGGGGCCGCTTTTTTCTTCCGATGCATTGCGAAGAAACGAAGACACCGCCCTCAGGGGTCGGTCTTGAAATAGCCTCGGTAATAAAAACGATAATAACGGACGGCCATGCCCTTCATCCCTTCCGCGCATATAGTAGCAGAAACCGCCGGAGTCCGGAGGATAATATTCCGCCTGTTTTTCCCATCGGCCGGGCCGACGGGAACGGCCACAACTATTTTCGGAACGCGCCCGGATCGGGTATGATGGCGGCGCCAAATTTCGCAACGGGGGAACTGTGCTGATACGTCAATTTGAAGTGGGCGATTTCAACATCTTCAGCTACCTGGTGGGGGACGAGGAAGCGCGGGAAGGGCTCTTCATCGACCCGTCCGATGACTGTGACCGGCTTCTCGCGGAGGCCGAGTCCCACGGCCTGGCCATCAGGTACATCGTCAACACCCACCACCATATCGACCACACGATGGGGAACCGGGAGATGGCGCGCCGGACGGGGGCGAAGATCGTGATTCACGAAGCCGACGCCCCGGGGCTGCTCGACACCCCCCAGGACATGCTCCAGATGTTCCGGGCGGAAGCCTCGCCGCCCGCGGACCTGCTGGTCAGGGACGGCGACCTGGTCCGGGTGGGGAGCGTGGCCCTCAGGGTGATCCACACCCCGGGACACACCCCCGGCTGCATCTGCCTCTACACCGAGGGGGTGCTCTTCACCGGGGACACCCTCTTCGTGGGGTCGACCGGGAGGACCGATTTCCCGGGCGGGTCCTGGGAGGCGCTCGAGCGGTCGATCCGGGAGAAGATCTACACGCTCCCCGACGACACGGCCATCCTGCCCGGGCACAACTACGCCGGGCGCCCCACCTCCACCGTGGGGGAGGAAAAGCGTACCAACGCCGTCATCCGCGCCTGAACCTCGCGCGCCCCCCTACCCGCCGTATACGCGGCGCATGAGGTCGGCGAACTCGTGGAAATGGAGCGACTGCGGTCCGTCGCTCATGGCGTGGTCCGGGTCCGGGTGCGTTTCGACGATGAGCCCGTGGGGCCCGACCGCCCGGGCGGCCAGCGCGAGCGGGACCACCAGGTCGCGCCGGCCGGCCGCGTGCGAGGGGTCCACCAGGATCGGCAGGTGCGTCATGCGCCTGAGGATCGGGATCGACCCGAGGTCCAGGGTGTTGCGCGTGGCGGTCTCGAAGGTCCGGATGCCGCGTTCGCACAGGATCACCCGGTGGTTCCCGCCGGCCATGATGTACTCGGCGGCGTTGAGGAATTCATCCAGGGTCGACATCATCCCGCGCTTGAGGAGCACCGGCCGGTTCGACCTCCCCGCCTCGGCCAGGAGGCTGAAGTTCTGCATGTTGCGCGCGCCGATCTGCAGGATGTCGGCGAGGCGCGCCACCGGCTCCACGTCCGACGGCGACAGCACTTCCGTCACCACCGGCAGGTCGTACCGGCGCCCCGCCTCGGCCAGCATCTCGAGCCCCTCGAATCCCAGCCCCTGGAAGCTGTAGGGGGAGGTGCGCGGCTTGAAGCACCCGCCCCGGAGCAGCTGCCCCCCGCACTCCTTCACGAAGCGGGCGCATTGGAAAATCTGCTCCCGCGACTCCACGGCACACGGGCCGGCGATGACGACGAACCCCTCCCCCCCGATCCGGGCCCCGCCCACCGCGATGACCGTGTCTTCCGGCCTGGCGTCCCGGCTCACGAGCCGGAGCCCGCTTTTGGCCTTCTTCTCCGGGACCGGCTCCGCCTTCTCCCCCTCCTCCGTCGGCCCGCCGACGGCCAGGGCCTCGATCCTCGGCGAGGTGCGCGGGCGCTGCTGCATGGGGTAGGACCCGAGCAGCTTCATCGACGTGGTGGCCGACTGCAGCTTCTCGAGCGCCCCGGCCACCCGCTCCTCGGCCGCGTTCCCCTCGAAGTCCATGTAGAAGAGGTACTGGAAAGGCATCCCGGGGATGGGCCGGCTCTCCAGCTTCAGGAGGTTGATCCGGTGCTGGTGCAGGATGCTGAGCGCCTTCAGCAGCGCCCCTTCCTCGTGCGGGGTGGCCATGATGAGGGAGGTCTTGCAGGGGATGCGCAGGTCCACGTCCGCCGGTTTCCGGGCCAGGACCAGGAAGCGGGTGAAGTTGTTGGGCTGGTCCTCGATGTTGCGCTGCAGAACCCTCAGCCCGTGGATCCGGCCCGCCTCCTCTCCGGCGATGGCCGCGACGGCGGGATCCTTTTCCTCCCGGACCTTCCTGACCGCCATGGCCGCGTCGGGCCAGGGCATCGCCTGGCAGTCGGGAAGCCGGGAGACGAACTTCACGCATTCGGCCAGGGCCTGCGGGTGCGAATAGATCCGGCGG
It encodes the following:
- a CDS encoding MBL fold metallo-hydrolase, with amino-acid sequence MLIRQFEVGDFNIFSYLVGDEEAREGLFIDPSDDCDRLLAEAESHGLAIRYIVNTHHHIDHTMGNREMARRTGAKIVIHEADAPGLLDTPQDMLQMFRAEASPPADLLVRDGDLVRVGSVALRVIHTPGHTPGCICLYTEGVLFTGDTLFVGSTGRTDFPGGSWEALERSIREKIYTLPDDTAILPGHNYAGRPTSTVGEEKRTNAVIRA
- a CDS encoding bifunctional 3-deoxy-7-phosphoheptulonate synthase/chorismate mutase gives rise to the protein MDELEKIRSEINREDEAILEALASRRKLSRRVIEAKETSGAPIRDAAREEEMLSDLIAKGRARGLDAHLVTRVFQEIIDDSVRSQQLHLLDYSKSDLKRVAFQGIEGAYSELAARKHFAPYLDRTLFAGAPGLRQVIDAVEEGDADYGIVPVENTAAGSINEVYDLLSVSQLSIVGEEVLRIEHCLLGLEDAPLAGIRRIYSHPQALAECVKFVSRLPDCQAMPWPDAAMAVRKVREEKDPAVAAIAGEEAGRIHGLRVLQRNIEDQPNNFTRFLVLARKPADVDLRIPCKTSLIMATPHEEGALLKALSILHQHRINLLKLESRPIPGMPFQYLFYMDFEGNAAEERVAGALEKLQSATTSMKLLGSYPMQQRPRTSPRIEALAVGGPTEEGEKAEPVPEKKAKSGLRLVSRDARPEDTVIAVGGARIGGEGFVVIAGPCAVESREQIFQCARFVKECGGQLLRGGCFKPRTSPYSFQGLGFEGLEMLAEAGRRYDLPVVTEVLSPSDVEPVARLADILQIGARNMQNFSLLAEAGRSNRPVLLKRGMMSTLDEFLNAAEYIMAGGNHRVILCERGIRTFETATRNTLDLGSIPILRRMTHLPILVDPSHAAGRRDLVVPLALAARAVGPHGLIVETHPDPDHAMSDGPQSLHFHEFADLMRRVYGG